The Fundulus heteroclitus isolate FHET01 chromosome 13, MU-UCD_Fhet_4.1, whole genome shotgun sequence genome contains a region encoding:
- the msto1 gene encoding protein misato homolog 1, whose translation MSGVCREVVTLQLGHYSSFVGTHWWNLQDASLSYDPKSAPAEIQSDVVFREGQTPGGHVTYTPRLISMDLKGSLRTLRQEGSLYDPGAGGAAAAWEGSVALHRQSPAEKNPFLDDLEKLDEAILAEADFCSASHLQRPGPVSVGTFNGQLARVQKNYRLEGSVRVWSDFLRIHLHPRTISVIHQYNHDGEAHRLEAFGQGESLLQGALLEELEDKLHFFVEECDYLQGFQVLCDLADGFSGLGSKVTELLQDSYGGRGVLTWGVSPVVHRDSSAVRDLYHLLNCCLGTVRMAAHSSLFCPLTLRGGLGRRPGPPPHFPLLSCDPSLWYHSSGVLALALDALTVPYRLRNDAVPMWQVADSLAVSGRKVVAAYGAVPFPMMTGGSLPDALSACADALPWKPLSAVPEAGEGRCYGQWSTLRGYEGQKLTSCPSPGTRPQTPLHSLHSGEDVLASYLSSFYPSAPLALQLVSSPSRLAPPFPQIFRPSLDARGFLRSEAGPPGGPAVSSVPVMTSLQSGPALHPWLSELQRAASAFDVRRVAPSFLSQGPEMADYQEALEELRLLARCYRDDGVTRSSSEEEEEDD comes from the exons ATGAGCGGAGTTTGCAGGGAGGTCGTCACGCTGCAGCTCGGACATTATTCCAGCTTCGTGGGAACCCACTGGTGGAATCTGCAG GATGCGTCGTTAAGCTATGACCCAAAGTCGGCCCCGGCGGAGATCCAGAGCGATGTGGTGTTCCGGGAAGGCCAGACCCCGGGGGGCCACGTCACCTACACGCCCCGCCTCATCTCCATGGACCTGAAAG GAAGCCTGCGGACGCTGCGGCAGGAGGGCAGCCTGTACGACCCGGGAGCAGGAGGCGCGGCGGCCGCCTG GGAGGGAAGCGTCGCCCTGCACAGACAGAGCCCCGCGGAGAAGAACCCGTTCCTGGACGACCTGGAGAAGCTGGAC GAGGCGATCCTCGCCGAGGCCGACTTCTGCTCCGCCTCACACCTGCAGCGCCCAG GACCGGTGAGCGTGGGAACCTTCAACGGTCAGCTGGCCCGGGTCCAGAAGAACTACCGGCTGGAGGGCAGCGTCAGGGTGTGGTCCGACTTCCTGCGGATCCACCTGCACCCCCGCACCATCTCTGTCATCCACCAGTACAACCATGACGG CGAGGCGCATCGTCTGGAGGCCTTCGGTCAGGGAGAGTCTctcctgcagggggcgctgctcgaggagctggaggacaaaCTGCACTTCTTTGTGGAGGAATGTGATTATCTCCAG GGTTTCCAGGTTCTGTGTGATCTGGCTGACGGTTTCTCGGGCCTCGGGTCAAAGGTGacggagctgctgcaggactccTACGGAGGGAGGGGGGTCCTGACGTGGGGCGTGTCTCCGGTGGTGCACCGGGACTCG TCTGCGGTCAGAGACCTGTACCACCTGCTGAACTGCTGTCTGGGGACGGTCCGCATGGCGGCGCACAGCTCGCTCTTCTGCCCGCTGACGCTGAGGGGGGGCCTGGGCAGGAGGCCCGGCCCCCCACCCCACTTCCCTCTGCTGTCCTGCGAT CCCTCGCTCTGGTACCACTCCAGCGGCGTGCTGGCTCTGGCGCTGGACGCCCTCACCGTGCCGTACCGGCTGAGGAACGACGCCGTGCCCATGTGGCAGGTGGCGGACTCGCTGGCCGTGTCGGGCAGGAAG GTGGTGGCCGCGTACGGCGCCGTCCCGTTTCCCATGATGACCGGCGGCTCCTTGCCCGACGCCCTGAGCGCCTGCGCCGACGCTTTGCCGTGGAAACCTCTGTCAGCTGTTCCTGAAGCGGGCGAGGGTCGATGTTACGGACAGTGGAGCACGCTCAGAGGCTACGAAGGCCAGAAGCTCACCAG CTGTCCATCTCCAGGGACCAGACCGCAGACTCCTCTGCACAGCCTCCACAGCGGCGAGGACGTCCTGGCGTCTTACCTGTCGTCGTTTTACCCCTCTGCTCCTCT GGCCCTGCAGCTCGTCTCCTCGCCCAGCCGCCTGGCGCCGCCCTTCCCTCAGATCTTCCGCCCGTCGCTGGACGCTCGGGGCTTCCTGAGGAGCGAGGCGGGCCCTCCTGGCG GTCCGGCCGTCTCCTCGGTTCCGGTCATGACGTCGCTGCAGTCGGGTCCCGCTCTCCACCCCTGGCTGTCTGAGCTGCAGCGGGCCGCCAGCGCCTTCGACGTCCGCCGCGTGGCCCCCAGCTTCCTCTCCCAGGGGCCCGAGATGGCCGACTACCAGGAGgcgctggaggagctgcggcTGCTGGCCCGCTGTTACCGTGACGACGGCGTGACGCGCTCTTcctctgaggaggaggaggaggatgactGA
- the srsf4 gene encoding serine/arginine-rich splicing factor 4 isoform X1 — translation MSRVYIGRLSYRAREKDVERFFKGYGKILEVDLKNGYGFVEFDDPRDADDAVYDLNGKELCGERVIVEHTKGPRRDGGYSGGRSGYGRWGGRDRYGPPVRTDYRLIVENLSSRCSWQDLKDYMRQAGEVTYADTHKGRKNEGVIEFRQYADMKRALEKLDGTEVNGRKIRLIEDRPGARRRRSYSRSRSRSRSRSRRSHKSRSRSESSSRSRSRSRAASRSRSRSRSKKNKSKKDEEERSNGAQKDDDRSRSRSPKSKKSKKEGKSAKKEDSRSRSRSASRSRSRSRSSAKDRPRKSVSPDREPPKSDNEAGDAERASRSRSRSPDEPRARSKSKSKSPSASPAKARSRSRSASRSESRSKSRSKSRSKSRSQSRSRSRSRS, via the exons ATGTCCCGCGTCTACATCGGACGGTTGAGCTACAGAGCCAGGGAGAAGGACGTGGAGAGGTTCTTCAAGGGTTATGGGAAGATTCTGGAGGTGGACCTAAAAAACGG GTACGGCTTTGTTGAGTTTGACGACCCGCGTGACGCAGACGATGCCGTCTATGACCTGAACGGCAAAGAGCTGTGTGGTGAGCGGGTCATTGTGGAGCACACCAAGGGGCCCCGGCGTGACGGGGGCTACAGTGGTGGACGGA GTGGATATGGGCGCTGGGGAGGACGGGACAGGTACGGTCCACCTGTCCGCACCGATTACCGGCTCATTGTTGAGAATCTTtccagccgctgcagctggcaggACTTAAAG GACTACATGAGGCAGGCGGGGGAGGTGACCTACGCCGACACCCACAAAGGCCGTAAGAACGAGGGCGTGATCGAGTTCAGGCAGTACGCGGACATGAAGAGGGCTCTGGAGAAGCTGGACGGCACCGAGGTCAACGGCAGGAAGATCCGCCTCATCGAGGACCGGCCCGGcgcccgccgccgccgctcctACTCCCGCAGCCGCTCCAG GTCTCGCTCCAGGAGTCGCAGGTCTCACAAGAGCCGCAGCCGCAGCGAGAGCAGCAGCCGCAGCCGGTCCCGGTCCAG AGCTGCTTCTCGCTCCCGCAGCCGATCCCGCAGCAAGAAGAACAAGAGCAAGAAAGACGAGGAAGAGCGCAGCAACGGCGCCCAGAAGGACGACGACCGCAGCCGGAGCCGCAGCCCCAAGAGCAAAAAGAGCAAGAAGGAAGGGAAGTCGGCCAAGAAGGAGGattccaggtccaggtccagatccGCCTCCAGGTCCAGGTCCCGTTCCAGATCCAGCGCTAAAGATCGCCCCAGAAAATCCGTGTCTCCGGATCGCGAGCCGCCCAAGAGCGACAACGAGGCGGGCGACGCCGAGAGGGCGTCCCGCTCCCGTTCCCGCTCGCCTGACGAGCCCAGAGCCAGATCCAAGTCCAAGTCCAAGTCCCCGTCTGCCTCGCCGGCCAAAGCCCGGTCCCGGTCCCGCTCCGCCTCCCGCTCCGAGTCCCGCTCCAAGTCCCGCTCCAAATCTCGCTCCAAATCCCGATCCCAGTCCCGTTCCCGCTCTCGTTCCCGCTCCTAG
- the srsf4 gene encoding serine/arginine-rich splicing factor 4 isoform X2 → MKTAFPIRPRPGGEDAMGLGADVGSALIGGYGRWGGRDRYGPPVRTDYRLIVENLSSRCSWQDLKDYMRQAGEVTYADTHKGRKNEGVIEFRQYADMKRALEKLDGTEVNGRKIRLIEDRPGARRRRSYSRSRSRSRSRSRRSHKSRSRSESSSRSRSRSRAASRSRSRSRSKKNKSKKDEEERSNGAQKDDDRSRSRSPKSKKSKKEGKSAKKEDSRSRSRSASRSRSRSRSSAKDRPRKSVSPDREPPKSDNEAGDAERASRSRSRSPDEPRARSKSKSKSPSASPAKARSRSRSASRSESRSKSRSKSRSKSRSQSRSRSRSRS, encoded by the exons ATGAAGACCGCTTTTCCCATTAGGCCCAGGCCGGGTGGTGAGGATGCCATGGGGTTAGGAGCAGATGTGGGTTCAGCTCTCATAG GTGGATATGGGCGCTGGGGAGGACGGGACAGGTACGGTCCACCTGTCCGCACCGATTACCGGCTCATTGTTGAGAATCTTtccagccgctgcagctggcaggACTTAAAG GACTACATGAGGCAGGCGGGGGAGGTGACCTACGCCGACACCCACAAAGGCCGTAAGAACGAGGGCGTGATCGAGTTCAGGCAGTACGCGGACATGAAGAGGGCTCTGGAGAAGCTGGACGGCACCGAGGTCAACGGCAGGAAGATCCGCCTCATCGAGGACCGGCCCGGcgcccgccgccgccgctcctACTCCCGCAGCCGCTCCAG GTCTCGCTCCAGGAGTCGCAGGTCTCACAAGAGCCGCAGCCGCAGCGAGAGCAGCAGCCGCAGCCGGTCCCGGTCCAG AGCTGCTTCTCGCTCCCGCAGCCGATCCCGCAGCAAGAAGAACAAGAGCAAGAAAGACGAGGAAGAGCGCAGCAACGGCGCCCAGAAGGACGACGACCGCAGCCGGAGCCGCAGCCCCAAGAGCAAAAAGAGCAAGAAGGAAGGGAAGTCGGCCAAGAAGGAGGattccaggtccaggtccagatccGCCTCCAGGTCCAGGTCCCGTTCCAGATCCAGCGCTAAAGATCGCCCCAGAAAATCCGTGTCTCCGGATCGCGAGCCGCCCAAGAGCGACAACGAGGCGGGCGACGCCGAGAGGGCGTCCCGCTCCCGTTCCCGCTCGCCTGACGAGCCCAGAGCCAGATCCAAGTCCAAGTCCAAGTCCCCGTCTGCCTCGCCGGCCAAAGCCCGGTCCCGGTCCCGCTCCGCCTCCCGCTCCGAGTCCCGCTCCAAGTCCCGCTCCAAATCTCGCTCCAAATCCCGATCCCAGTCCCGTTCCCGCTCTCGTTCCCGCTCCTAG
- the xkr8.3 gene encoding XK-related protein 8.3, with amino-acid sequence MERRTFSRYSWIDFAFSVVGVCTFLFDWGSDLWLAREFYCRGELFWFGVLVSLMVLSSVVVQVFSWFWFRYDRELPGFGEQAAGTGGVLFGDRVKLFRLLHVLQLGFLCRHISAIRQGFRVWWRKEEGSEYAVYLTHDLSMLRLIETFCESAPQLVLMIYVMLSANKARTVQFVSVAASTTSIAWMVVDYHRSLRAFLPDKAEQRWGSSLVYFLWNLLLIGPRVAALALFSSVLPGFIALHFLLLWPALALWAWRQRTHFMDSAGGERLYRATVGLIWYFSWFNVAEGRTLGRSLIYHSFISVDVAVLLATWWRYRDPAQTAAYGLALLVALPLTYLLGLLLKALYYCCFHPKLLGPLDRDPGPPADLPDSDAAFRAFTVQDEAPDSRLLNQRMARHAAHFYSGGRAEAPPS; translated from the exons ATGGAGCGCAGAACTTTCTCCCGGTACTCCTGGATCGACTTCGCCTTCTCGGTGGTGGGAGTTTGCACCTTCCTCTTCGACTGGGGCTCCGACCTGTGGCTGGCCAGGGAGTTCTACTGCCGGGGGGAACTCTTCTGGTTCGGGGTGTTGGTCAGCCTCATGGTTCTGTCCTCCGTCGTGGTCCAGGTGttcagctggttctggttccggtaCGATCGCGAGCTGCCGGGGTTCGGCGAGCAGGCTGCCGGGACAGGAGGCGTGCTCTTCGGGGACCGAGTGAAGCTGTTCCGCCTGTTACACGTTCTCCAACTGGGCTTCCTGTGCAG ACACATCTCCGCCATACGCCAGGGCTTCAGGGTGTggtggaggaaggaggagggcTCCGAGTACGCCGTCTACCTCACGCACGATCTGAGCATGCTCCGTCTGATCGAGACCTTCTGCGAGAGCGCCCCCCAGCTCGTCCTGATGATCTACGTCATGCTCAGCGCCAACAAAGCCAGGACGGTCCAGT TCGTCAGCGTGGCGgcctccaccacctccatcGCCTGGATGGTGGTGGACTACCACCGCTCGCTGCGCGCCTTCCTGCCAGACAAGGCCGAGCAGCGCTGGGGTTCCTCGCTGGTCTACTTCCTGTGGAACCTGCTGCTGATCGGGCCCCGCGTGGCGGCCCTCGCCCTCTTCTCCTCCGTCCTGCCCGGCTTCATCGCGCTGCACTTCCTGCTGCTGTGGCCGGCGCTGGCGCTGTGGGCGTGGCGGCAGAGGACCCACTTCATGGACAGCGCCGGGGGGGAGCGGCTGTACCGCGCCACCGTGGGCCTCATCTGGTACTTCAGCTGGTTCAACGTGGCCGAGGGCCGCACGCTGGGCCGCAGCCTCATCTACCACTCCTTCATCAGCGTGGACGTGGCCGTGCTGCTCGCCACCTGGTGGCGCTACAGAGACCCGGCGCAGACGGCGGCGTACGGCCTGGCTCTGCTGGTCGCCCTGCCCCTCACCTACCTGCTGGGTCTGCTGCTCAAAGCCCTCTACTACTGCTGCTTCCACCCCAAGCTGCTGGGGCCCCTGGACAGGGACCCGGGGCCGCCGGCCGACCTGCCCGACTCTGACGCCGCCTTCAGGGCCTTCACCGTCCAGGACGAGGCGCCGGACTCCCGGCTGCTCAACCAGCGCATGGCCCGCCACGCCGCTCACTTCTACAGCGGCGGGCGGGCCGAGGCGCCGCCTTCCTGA
- the LOC105918879 gene encoding XK-related protein 8, whose protein sequence is MFRFAPMDCLFTSAGLPLFLLDIVLDVWAAVDLYQEGAYLCLGVLLVLLIGSSVLAQLYSWLWYKYDKFEVHTKVEDKAKTWLGTLHLFQLGIYIRHAAVLESSPSLCRCCRGTCGYSEDGEDPGVYLNHDLSMLRLFETFSESAPQIVLMLSIIMRTGKPDPITVLKMLGSLSAVAFCVTTHHRCLRSFLPEKKNQKPVSSIVYFLWNLLLLSSRIVALALFASVEPCFIFTHFFCSWLVFFFFAWRSNTDFMETPAGEWLYRATLGLIWYFNWFNAVDGKTRNQSVAYHACMLLDVSVLCGVWYWRMSSDPPHHELSCLQAAIIASAVVAVYVLGLVCRIIYYLFFHPKLYKQDLTGNEPHADQVDFGPGAPVQNGGVTFRSLQSGPSQPAPCNKRMEKLAENFYSRSSDDVVV, encoded by the exons ATGTTTAGGTTCGCTCCGATGGACTGTCTCTTCACCTCAGCAGGTCTGCCTCTCTTTCTGCTGGACATAGTCCTGGACGTCTGGGCTGCTGTGGACCTTTATCAGGAGGGGGCCTACCTGTGCCTAGGTGTGCTGCTGGTGCTCCTGATTGGCTCCTCGGTGCTCGCCCAGCTCTACAGCTGGCTGTGGTATAAATATGACAAGTTTGAGGTTCACACCAAAGTTGAAGATAAAGCAAAGACCTGGCTGGGCACGCTGCACCTGTTCCAGCTGGGGATCTACATCAG acacGCAGCCGTCCTGGAGAGCTCTCCCAGCCTGTGCAGATGCTGTAGAGGAACTTGTGGATATTCTGAAGACGGAGAAGATCCGGGCGTGTACCTGAACCACGACCTGAGCATGCTGCGGCTCTTCGAGACCTTCTCAGAGAGCGCTCCTCAGATCGTCCTCATGCTCTCCATCATCATGCGGACAGGAAAGCCGGATCCCATCACAG tGCTGAAGATGTTGGGCTCGCTGTCGGCCGTCGCCTTCTGCGTCACCACCCACCACCGCTGCCTGCGCTCCTTCCTGCCAGAGAAGAAGAACCAGAAGCCCGTCTCGTCCATCGTCTACTTCCTCtggaacctgctgctgctgtcgtccCGCATCGTGGCCCTGGCCCTCTTCGCCTCCGTGGAGCCCTGCTTCATCTTCACCCACTTCTTCTGCTCCTGGCTGGTGTTCTTCTTCTTCGCCTGGCGCTCCAACACAGACTTCATGGAGACGCCGGCGGGGGAGTGGCTGTACCGGGCCACCCTGGGCCTCATCTGGTACTTTAACTGGTTCAACGCGGTGGATGGGAAGACGAGGAACCAGTCGGTGGCGTACCACGCCTGCATGCTGCTGGACGTGTCCGTCCTCTGCGGCGTGTGGTACTGGAGGATGAGCTCAGATCCTCCTCACCACGAACTCTCCTGTCTGCAGGCGGCCATCATCGCCAGCGCCGTGGTGGCGGTTTACGTCTTGGGCTTGGTCTGTAGGATCATTTATTACCTGTTCTTCCATCCAAAGCTGTACAAACAGGACCTGACAGGTAATGAGCCTCATGCAGATCAGGTGGACTTTGGTCCCGGAGCTCCTGTTCAGAACGGAGGCGTCACATTTCGCTCGCTGCAAAGTGGGCCGAGCCAACCGGCTCCTTGCAACAAGAGGATGGAGAAACTGGCTGAGAACTTTTACTCCAGGTCGTCTGATGATGTTGTCGTCTGA